The nucleotide window AAGGCTGATGAAAGTGAAATTGTGGAAGTGGCAAACAGAAGGGCCCAGGAAATAGTTAAACAGGCTGAAGAAATGGCTGCAGAAATACGCTTAGGCGCCAAGGAATATGCTGATGAAATATTAGAAAAGATGGAAGGTCATCTTGATAGACTAATTAACCAAGTAAGGTCCGGAAGGGATGAATTACAAAGAATGAAGTGATAAAACAGGTCCAGCGACCTGTTTTATTTTTATAAAATTAATAGGGCGCAAAGCGCCCTATTATGGTTACTTTAATTTATCGATGATCTGACGCCAGTCCACATATTTTTCTATATTCTCCAGGGCCACCTTAATTACACTCTCATTTTCCGGCTTAATGCGATTAGAAACCTCTGTCATCCGTTCAATGGTGGTAAAGGTATCGTAATGCACTAAAATTACCGGCACCTCTTTTTCGCTGGCCTTGGCAATTACCTTTACATCGGGATACAGGCCGCCGGTTAATATTAAGACAGAGGTGTCTGTTTCCAGGGCTGCCAAGGCCAGGTCAGCCCGGTCGCCACCTGTTACCACTGCCTTGTTGGCTGCCCTGCGCAGGTAGCCCAAGGCGCTTTCTATTGTCATGGCGCCAACGATGGAGTCTTCCACCGGTCTGTCTAATTTATCTTCTCCGGTAAGTATTTCACCACCCAGTACTTCATAGTACTGCTCTACGGTGGGTGCATTTAACTCCGGCCGCTGGGGAACGATGCCCAGGGTGTCAAAGCCGTTATCTGTCAACAGACGTCTGTATACCCCTTCTGTTTTTGCCAGTATTTGCCTGGGCACATTGTAAAATACATTGCCCACCACAGGGATGTCATGGGCTTTAAAATAACGGTTGAAAAACATTGCTTGATCCATAGAAAAATCATTTTTTAGCCTAATCATGTAGAGTGTGGCTGCATTAAAGTCATGGGCCAGCGAAGGGGCATCTAGGTTAATACTGGCCATGGCATGGGGAAATATTGCTCCGTCAATAAGAACAAGATCCGCATCCTTAGAGACAACTTCAAAGGCACTTTGAATTTTTTTTGCTAAATTAGAGGATTGCTGAAAACGAGTTAAATAAAAGGGGCTGGTGGTACAGGGTACAATAATATCTAAAGGAGTATCCATGCCCAGCACCTTTTTCATTAAAATACCGTCTTCGTCTGCAGTGGAACCTGAGGCCGTGGTAATACCAATGGGTTTAAAATAGCTTACCTTATAACCTTCTGCCTGCAGTTTCAGCCCTAGGCCCACTGCCATTGCAGTCTTTGCACTTCCCGCTGTACCTGTGATATAGAGGTTTTGCATTTAATTACCACCTCACGATATAGTTATTTTAATATCTATTGCAGATAAGCCCTGTTCATAGGCAAATATGGGGTTGATATCCATTTCCGCAATTTCAGGAAAGTCGGTGACTAATTTGGCCACCCTGCCAATTACGTCTATTACAGCTGCTATATCCACCGGCCTTTGTCCCCGGTAACCCTTAATTAAGGTGTAAGCTTTAGTTTCAGCGATCATGGCTTGAATTTCTGCGGCTGTAATACCGGAAGCCAACCGGAAAGAAACATCCTTAATTAAATTCACATATATACCACCCAGACCAAAGGCGATCATGGGGCCGAATTGCACATCCCTTGTCATGCCAATTATAAGTTCGGTACCCTGGGGCATCATTTTCTGTACATCTACACCGTAAGGCAGTACATCCGGCAGGTAGCGCTGCACATTATCCATTATCTGAAAAAACCCTTCTTCCACTTTTTTGGGGGTGTCTAAATCCAGCAACACCCCGCCAACATCTGTTTTGTGCATTATCTTTGGTGACGCAACCTTTAAAACCACTGGATAGCCAATTTCCTCCGCTAATTTAAGGGCTTCTTCGGCGGTGGTGGCTAACTTTATAGTTGCGGTGGAAATGCCGTAGGCTTTGGCCACTTCGTATGTTTCATCACCCAATAAAACCCTGCGACCGTCGCGAAAGACATCGTAAAACACTGCTTTTACTGCCTTTCTATCCACATCTTGGTAGTCTAAGGGTTCATCTTCTTCAAACAAAGATTCCTGCACTTGCCCGTACTTTGTTAAACCACTTAAGCTGTAAATGGCCGGTTCGGGAAAAGTATAGTTAGGAATGCCGGCACTTTTAACAATTTTACTTCCTTCTTCCAAACCGGGGCCACCCATGAAGGATGTGAATATGGGTTTTTGGGGGTATTTTTTATGCAAATTTACAATGGTATTGGCTATCACAAGGGGATCGGTCAATGCCGTGGGGCAAACCAGCACCACCACACTGTCCACGTTGTCATCCAACAGAACTTTTTCCAGTGCAAAATGATACCTTTGGTCATCGGCATCACCTAAAACATCCACCGGGTTGTATATGTTAGCGGCTGCCGGCAGAAAGGCCCGCAATTGATCAAGGGTTTCTTTAGAAAAGCGGGCCATGGTCAGATCATGGTGTTCCACTGCGTCGGTGGCTATAATACCAGGGCCACCGGCGTTGGTAACCACTGCCACCCGTCTGCCCTTGGGAATTGGCTGATATGAAAAGGCCATGGCTAAGTCAAACAATTCAGTCATGGTACGAGCACGGATTATTCCCGATTGTTCAAAGGATATTTGGTAGGCCAGGTCGCTTCCCGCCAAAGCACCGGTGTGAGAGGAAGCCGCTTGGGCACCGGCCTGACTGGTGCCTGACTTAAATATAATAATCGGCTTCTTGCGGCTGGCACCCTTGGCCACCTCCAAGAAGTTTTGCCCGTCGGTTACATCCTCAATATATGCCAAAATAACGTCGGTATATGGATCGTCTGCCAATGCATTAATAAAATCTGCTTCGTTTAACTGGCCCTTGTTCCCTAAGCTGATAACCCGAGAAAAACCGATACCGGTGGATAGGCTCCAATCTACGATAGAGATCAACATTGCTCCGCTTTGGGATATAAAGGCGATGTTTCCTTTTTTCGGGGCAGCGGCAGAGAAAGTGGCATTTATTGGAACGATGGTATCCATGACACCGACACAGTTCGGTCCCATCATATTAATGCCATACCTGTTGGCGGTACTGACTAATTGTTTTTCTAACTCTAAGCCCTCAGTGCCAACTTCTTTAAAACCGGCACTTAGTACAATCAGGTTTTTTATACCTAACCTGCCGGCTTCTTCTGCAATATCTAAACTGTACTTGGCAGGAACTGCTAGGATTGCCATATCGATAGGTTGATTTACTTCAGAAAGTGACTTGTAACATTTTAAGCCTTCGATGTCCTTGGCCTTAGGGTTAACGGGGTAAACATTACCTTGAAAACCGCTGGCTAGGATGTTTTTCACCACTGCATTGCCAATTTTACCCGGCGTGGCGGAAGCTCCAACTATGGCAACGGAAGTGGGGTTAAAAAAACTGGATAAATCGGCCAAATCTATCACCTACCTTATACTCAGAAGTCAAGTCCATTATATTCCGGGCTGTAAACCGGTGTCAATGAATCCTGTGGGGCAAGTCTTGTGTGTAAAAAAGGACTTTGCCTAACACAAAGTCCTTTAAAAAAACTATATCAGTTCCGCTGTTTCCTTTGCGATCATTAATTCTTCGTTGGTGGGTACCACCATGGCCAACACCTTCGAGCCTTCTTTGCTGATAATGGCTTCCTTACCGCGGCAGTTGTTTTTATCATTGTCAAGCTCTAATCCAAGGTAAGACATATTTTGCAATATATCCCTGCGCTGGTCTATGCCGTTTTCACCAATTCCTCCGGTAAAGGCCACAACGTCTACTCCGCCCATGGCTGCACTGAAGGCACCGATGGCCTTCTTTACACTGTAATTAAAGGTATTAAGGGCCAGAATAGCCCGTTGGTTCCCTTTTTCGGCAGCCTCTTCCAGGTCTCTAAAATCGCTGCTTAAGCCGGATATGCCCAGAACACCGCTTTGTTTGTTAAGTAAGGTGCTCACTTCCGCCGCACTGAAATTTTCCTTTTTCATAATAAAGGGAATTATTGCCGGATCAATATCGCCGGAGCGAGTGCCCATGGGTACTCCTGCCAGAGGTGTAAAGCCCATGGTGGTATCAACGGACTTTCCTTGATCCACTGCAGTGATGCTGGAACCGTTACCCAGGTGGCAGACAATAATCTTTAGCTGGCCAATTGGTTTGCCCAGTATTTCGGCAACCCGGTTGGACACATATTTGTGAGAGGTGCCGTGAAAACCGTATTTGCGGATTTGCAGCCTTTCATAATATTCATAGGGTAGGGCATAGGTATAGGCGTAGTCAGGCAAAGTTTGATGGAAGGCGGTATCAAATACGGCAACCTGTGGTGCATGGGGCAATAATGCCTGACAAGTTTTTATACCTAAGACATTTGGTGGGTTATGTAGAGGTGCCAAGTCAAATAAAGATTCCAAGACCTTTAACACTTCATCATCAATAACAACCGCCCGATTGAATTTTTCTCCTCCGTGTACCACCCGGTGGCCAACGGCGCTAATTTGAGACATATCCCCAATGGCACCGTGTTCTTTATCGGTTATTAAATTAAATATTTGCTGAATGGCTTCTTTATGGTCCGCCAGGTCTTTTTCCAACTTGAATTTACCGCCACCGTTTAATTGCTGTTTTATTTTAGAACCGGGTATACCTATTCTCTCTGCAATACCTGTGACCAGCGATTTGTTTTCCTTTATGTCTATTACTTGATATTTTACCGACGAACTACCACAATTAATAACCAAAATAAGCAATTACAATTCCTCCTCACTATAAATATATTGGTGGCCCACCCCAGAGGTTGGGGTTTGTTATGTAACAAATATTAACCCGGGTTAATGCCTTAACCCAGGTTAATAAATTATATCCAATGAGACGGTATAAGACCAGTACTATTTATTTAGTATTTCCGAGATATGGCCGCGATGAATATAGGCATTTAGGATGTCGCCGTTTCTTAAACCGACTGCGTTGGCTTCATCTGTGTCCACGTGCATTTCTGTTTTGTAATTATCACTTACCCTTACCAAAACGTCACCAAAAATAATTCCCCGGGGCCCCTTTGCCCGCACGCTGACCTTATCGCCGTTCTTTAATCCCAGCTGTTGGGCATCGGAAGAGTGCATGTGTATATGACGGGCAGCAACAATGGCTCCTTCTTTAAGGGTGACCGTTCCCTTTGGCCCAACAATGGTGATAGGTGCAGAACCTGCCAGGTCGCCGGAGTCCCTGAGGGGTGCTTTTATTCCCAGCTTAAAACTGTCGGTTACAGTGATCTCAGCTTGGGTCTGTTTGCGGGCCGGACCCAGCACACGAACTTTTTCAAGGACACCCTTGGGCCCCACCAGCATTACTGTTTCTTCACAGGCATATTGGTTAGGTTGTGACAGCTCTTTTGCCTTAGTTAATTGGTAGTTGGGACCGAACAGTTGTTCAATATCTTCTTCTGAGAGGTGAACGTGGCGGTTGGAAATTCCTACGGTAACCTCAAAAATCTCGGGTTTAATAACCGACAATCGGTTGCTGTCTTCTTCCTTTGCCTCGGGCATTTCTTTTACGGTTACTTTATTTTTGATATTTTCATTAAGCATAGCCTCACCAACCCCTTTAAAATATTTTACCCCAACTTCTGTTGGGTAATTTATATAATTTTGAATAACGGTTAAATAATTTGGTACGATGGTCTGACCGGAACCATAAAAAAATACTAAATGCTGTTTTATGTCATTACTTTAATTATGAACCAGTGATTTTTCTTTGTCAATACTTATGAAAAGTATCCGTATTATTAGAAATTTTAATATTTTGCTAACTTAATCGGTGACCTTAGCTTTGTTTGCCGCTTTTAGCTATCCTTTGTCTGCCATTATTAGGTATGAGTTTAAATTATTGCCCAATGCAGAAGGGTTCACCTGGCTTTTAGGTCTATTTTCTTACCACTTTAATCACCGAAACTATTAATTGATACAGCAGTCCCATTACAAGGACAGCCGTTATTATTAGAAGGAATATTTTAAAATAATGCCATGTATGGAGCCAGGGGGAGGTATGAACTATTGTTATTGGTGACAGTGCGGCGGTATCTATCCATCCCTTGGCCACTGGATCCAGCCACTGCCAAAGTATATAGGTATAAATGCCGGCCACTACTGAATGTGCTGTTCTGGCAATTATAAAGGGCAGCATGCCAAGGTCGGTATCAGCAATCATGCTGGCAACCTGGGCATGAATGGATAAGCCGCTCCATCCCAATATTATCGCCACTGCAATTAGTTGCTGCAAGAGCGGTGCCGTGGCCTCGCTTGCCAGTTTTGTTCCCAGTGTTACCTCAAACAAACCGCTGGCTATGGCGGGAAATAAGCTTGCATCAAAACCTAGGGGCAGCAAAACCAAGGCAATTAAATCAGCCAGCAGATAGATTACCCCTATCTCAGTAAGTAAGCGAATAATAACCGCAAACAGAATAATAAAGCCGCCTATTTTAAGTAAATTGTTAACGGAATTGGTTACTGCGTCACCGATAATCTTACCCAGGGGCCTTTTTTCTTCGGAGTGGATTTTTACTAACTCTTGGACAGCCTGACGAAAAGCAGGTCTTTGGCGGGGTGGGTTAAGCTTTTTTTCCGGGTCGCCATAGCGATAATATTTAAAAATAAAGCCCAAGGTTAGATTTGCCAAATAATGGGCCCCGGCAATTAAAAAACCCAATGAAGGGTTGCCAAACATGCCCACCCCCACAGCAACGAGCATGAAAAGGGGGCTGGAGTTATTGGTAAAACTCATCAAGCGCTCTGCCTCTACACGGGTACACATGCCCTTGCGTCTTAATTTTGCGGTGACCATTGAACCGATGGGACAACCTGAGGTAAAACCCACCACCATAACAAAGGAACCGCAGCCCGGCACGTTAAACAAGGGTCGCATCACAGGTTCCAATAAGGCTCCCATAAAGTGTATAATGCCCAGTGTTATTAACAGCTCTGAAACTATAAAAAAGGGAAGTAAAGAGGGAAACACTATATTCCACCAGGCCGATAGGCCGGCACTGGCACCGTCAAATACCACTTTAGGGTGTAGTATCATACTGAAAACAAAAATTATTACAGATATCATCCCTAAGATCTTAAACAGCTTTAAATTGGCTGCCAATAGATTTTTCTCTATTTTTTTTCGGAATAAAAGTAATAG belongs to Desulfofalx alkaliphila DSM 12257 and includes:
- a CDS encoding phosphotransacetylase family protein, producing the protein MQNLYITGTAGSAKTAMAVGLGLKLQAEGYKVSYFKPIGITTASGSTADEDGILMKKVLGMDTPLDIIVPCTTSPFYLTRFQQSSNLAKKIQSAFEVVSKDADLVLIDGAIFPHAMASINLDAPSLAHDFNAATLYMIRLKNDFSMDQAMFFNRYFKAHDIPVVGNVFYNVPRQILAKTEGVYRRLLTDNGFDTLGIVPQRPELNAPTVEQYYEVLGGEILTGEDKLDRPVEDSIVGAMTIESALGYLRRAANKAVVTGGDRADLALAALETDTSVLILTGGLYPDVKVIAKASEKEVPVILVHYDTFTTIERMTEVSNRIKPENESVIKVALENIEKYVDWRQIIDKLK
- the acs gene encoding acetate--CoA ligase alpha subunit translates to MADLSSFFNPTSVAIVGASATPGKIGNAVVKNILASGFQGNVYPVNPKAKDIEGLKCYKSLSEVNQPIDMAILAVPAKYSLDIAEEAGRLGIKNLIVLSAGFKEVGTEGLELEKQLVSTANRYGINMMGPNCVGVMDTIVPINATFSAAAPKKGNIAFISQSGAMLISIVDWSLSTGIGFSRVISLGNKGQLNEADFINALADDPYTDVILAYIEDVTDGQNFLEVAKGASRKKPIIIFKSGTSQAGAQAASSHTGALAGSDLAYQISFEQSGIIRARTMTELFDLAMAFSYQPIPKGRRVAVVTNAGGPGIIATDAVEHHDLTMARFSKETLDQLRAFLPAAANIYNPVDVLGDADDQRYHFALEKVLLDDNVDSVVVLVCPTALTDPLVIANTIVNLHKKYPQKPIFTSFMGGPGLEEGSKIVKSAGIPNYTFPEPAIYSLSGLTKYGQVQESLFEEDEPLDYQDVDRKAVKAVFYDVFRDGRRVLLGDETYEVAKAYGISTATIKLATTAEEALKLAEEIGYPVVLKVASPKIMHKTDVGGVLLDLDTPKKVEEGFFQIMDNVQRYLPDVLPYGVDVQKMMPQGTELIIGMTRDVQFGPMIAFGLGGIYVNLIKDVSFRLASGITAAEIQAMIAETKAYTLIKGYRGQRPVDIAAVIDVIGRVAKLVTDFPEIAEMDINPIFAYEQGLSAIDIKITIS
- a CDS encoding acetate/propionate family kinase, whose amino-acid sequence is MLILVINCGSSSVKYQVIDIKENKSLVTGIAERIGIPGSKIKQQLNGGGKFKLEKDLADHKEAIQQIFNLITDKEHGAIGDMSQISAVGHRVVHGGEKFNRAVVIDDEVLKVLESLFDLAPLHNPPNVLGIKTCQALLPHAPQVAVFDTAFHQTLPDYAYTYALPYEYYERLQIRKYGFHGTSHKYVSNRVAEILGKPIGQLKIIVCHLGNGSSITAVDQGKSVDTTMGFTPLAGVPMGTRSGDIDPAIIPFIMKKENFSAAEVSTLLNKQSGVLGISGLSSDFRDLEEAAEKGNQRAILALNTFNYSVKKAIGAFSAAMGGVDVVAFTGGIGENGIDQRRDILQNMSYLGLELDNDKNNCRGKEAIISKEGSKVLAMVVPTNEELMIAKETAELI
- the pduL gene encoding phosphate propanoyltransferase, coding for MPEAKEEDSNRLSVIKPEIFEVTVGISNRHVHLSEEDIEQLFGPNYQLTKAKELSQPNQYACEETVMLVGPKGVLEKVRVLGPARKQTQAEITVTDSFKLGIKAPLRDSGDLAGSAPITIVGPKGTVTLKEGAIVAARHIHMHSSDAQQLGLKNGDKVSVRAKGPRGIIFGDVLVRVSDNYKTEMHVDTDEANAVGLRNGDILNAYIHRGHISEILNK
- the ylbJ gene encoding sporulation integral membrane protein YlbJ, which produces MISVIIFVFSMILHPKVVFDGASAGLSAWWNIVFPSLLPFFIVSELLITLGIIHFMGALLEPVMRPLFNVPGCGSFVMVVGFTSGCPIGSMVTAKLRRKGMCTRVEAERLMSFTNNSSPLFMLVAVGVGMFGNPSLGFLIAGAHYLANLTLGFIFKYYRYGDPEKKLNPPRQRPAFRQAVQELVKIHSEEKRPLGKIIGDAVTNSVNNLLKIGGFIILFAVIIRLLTEIGVIYLLADLIALVLLPLGFDASLFPAIASGLFEVTLGTKLASEATAPLLQQLIAVAIILGWSGLSIHAQVASMIADTDLGMLPFIIARTAHSVVAGIYTYILWQWLDPVAKGWIDTAALSPITIVHTSPWLHTWHYFKIFLLIITAVLVMGLLYQLIVSVIKVVRK